The following coding sequences lie in one Helicoverpa zea isolate HzStark_Cry1AcR chromosome 14, ilHelZeax1.1, whole genome shotgun sequence genomic window:
- the LOC124636203 gene encoding deoxyribonuclease-2-alpha isoform X2 → MCAYIVFLVFTIFVTDCTGLTPQCRNEKGEPVDWFYVYKLPREKNHLNPLVRRGVAYMHLTPSKLRGGWIMSDLAISDPRSMVGKTLSPLYQDRNIISLIYNDQPPATENQPDILQSVADMYSKSKRGQMKQAGVKKYKKFKLGDKYYDDYDLAEMCKMHSKFMKTRVESGHTKGVILGDKFTSLWLVHSVPRFPPLPDIMNGLNVSGYDYPSTGMKYGQSFLCVSVQTSTLNQIATQLKYNEPLLVYTHIPQEFETELPNLVDVVRNKTIDASPWYHIESFETLVGRKFLSFAKSAMFNDDLYSGLVAEVLQSDLLVESWTNGPGTLDSECSRNFQVRNIERLKFPIAKMSFTSHNDHSKWAVAVAHKMHNSQDTKVADYWVCVGDINRALPQESRGGGTVCTSGPILWGNFAHLIESVQTCN, encoded by the exons ATGTGTGCTTACATAGTATTTTTAGTGTTTACCATTTTTGTGACTGATTGTACGGGCTTGACTCCGCAATGTAGGAATGAAAAGGGAGAGCCAGTGGATTG GTTTTACGTGTACAAGTTGCCGAGGGAGAAAAACCATTTGAATCCCTTAGTTCGGCGTGGGGTTGCGTATATGCACCTAACGCCTTCGAAACTAAGAGGAGGATGGATTATGTCGGACTTGGCCATCAGTGACCCACGGTCGATGGTGGGAAAGACCTTATCGCCACTATATCAg GATAGAAACATAATTTCTCTCATATACAACGACCAACCGCCAGCTACGGAAAATCAACCTGATATTCTCCAGTCCGTTGCGGATATGTACTCAAAAAGTAAAAGAG GTCAAATGAAGCAAGCAGGAGTGAAGAAATATAAGAAGTTCAAACTAGGTGACAAATACTATGACGATTATGACTTGGCTGAAATGTGCAAAATGCACTCTAAATTTATGAAGACTAGAGTCGAAAGTGGACATACCAAAGGAGTTATATTGGGGGACAAGTTTACTTCTCTGTGGCTTGTGCATTCCGTGCCAAGATTCCCGCCGCTGCCAGATA TAATGAACGGCCTAAACGTCTCCGGTTACGACTACCCGTCCACTGGCATGAAATACGGCCAGTCTTTCCTCTGCGTGTCGGTCCAGACTTCCACATTGAACCAGATAGCTACCCAACTGAAGTACAATGAACCCCTTCTAGTCTACACCCACATACCCCAGGAGTTTGAAACTGAATTGCCGAACTTAGTCGATGTAGTCCGAAACAAGACGATCGACGCCTCGCCGTG GTACCACATAGAGAGTTTCGAAACCCTGGTCGGTCGAAAGTTCCTGTCGTTTGCGAAGAGTGCAATGTTCAATGATGACTTGTACAGCGGATTGGTAGCTGAAGTGCTGCAGTCGGATCTACTCGTTGAATCCTGGACTAATGGACCCGGCACGCTAGATTCGGAGTGCAGTCGGAATTTCCA agTAAGAAACATAGAACGGCTCAAGTTCCCCATAGCCAAGATGTCGTTCACTTCACACAATGACCACTCGAAGTGGGCAGTGGCTGTAGCACATAAGATGCACAACAGTCAAGATACCAAAGTCGCAGATTACTGGGTTTGCGTCGGAGATATTAATAGAGCG ttacCACAAGAGTCGCGGGGCGGCGGCACGGTGTGTACATCAGGCCCCATACTTTGGGGAAACTTCGCTCATCTCATAGAATCTGTACAGACGTGTAACTAA
- the LOC124636205 gene encoding deoxyribonuclease-2-beta-like, protein MGGVWIGHSVPGFPALTKGKPIFPTLELPNGHMIMCLSLDLQTMNSLAIAVKQTEPYIQRMIIPATLKDRLPDWVNLLGNDEPEVKASKTAVRKTKILPFMTKGKSLRGIVLARSPGDSRCLYKSFAKTKGIVMDVYGHREHQNAICDKTYSLRNIDAISLKYPEHVFYIDNATDSMGFAVSTVGVWQRPGRSRGQHWACTGNVENQPLSSKGGIIACVFNFQVWLSFDNFKVKEPECG, encoded by the exons ATGGGAGGCGTGTGGATAGGGCACTCAGTACCTGGCTTTCCGGCTTTAACTA AGGGTAAACCGATATTTCCCACGCTAGAGCTACCGAATGGGCATATGATTATGTGCCTGTCTTTAGACCTGCAGACCATGAACTCATTGGCTATAGCCGTCAAGCAGACTGAGCCTTATATACAGAGGATGATCATACCAGCAACTTTGAAGGACCGTCTTCCAGATTGGGTGAATTTATTGGGTAATGATGAGCCCGAAGTGAAGGCGTCTAAGACTGCTGT GAGGAAAACGAAAATATTGCCATTTATGACGAAAGGGAAAAGTTTGCGTGGAATAGTGCTGGCTCGGAGCCCCGGCGATTCTCGCTGCCTCTACAAGAGTTTCGCGAAGACTAAAGGAATTGTCATGGACGTGTACGGCCACAGGGAACATCAGAATGcaatttgtgataaaacgtacAG cTTACGCAATATCGACGCTATATCCCTAAAGTATCCGGAGCACGTTTTCTACATAGACAATGCCACAGACAGCATGGGTTTCGCCGTCAGCACGGTTGGGGTGTGGCAGAGACCTGGCCGTAGTAGAGGTCAGCATTGGGCTTGCACCGGCAACGTTGAGAACCAACCACTTAGCTCCAAAGGAGGCATTATTGCTTGCGTCTTCAATTTCCAAGTGTGGCTctcttttgataattttaaagtaaaagaaCCTGAATGTGGATAG
- the LOC124636204 gene encoding uncharacterized protein LOC124636204, which produces MDALTWLSLGLQFAALCSIVGALLLYLLRKVRVAEVLPADSAKTVLVTSVDTALGLQIATYLSSRGWRVIAGCRTGGLGARLADSWLQAHIATTPEDQPKPRLVTLELDVAREDLLEEAARATAQHLPAGEHGIWAVINTAGSSGRGGATCWEAALRGNVLGALRVARTFSPLLAAAAADHPHAGRLFYIGLTSDTACESLSRVEAGETGENSAGAAAARWGVWGAARALRAGLRARRLHVVLLHAPDLAAHEIYSPPALLQPPSQPASRPETPSSEVSAGTASCAVTMPGEAAEYSAKILPTSALKVLEDALTVPSPRDAYYLKVKQDSWFTRMPSLRVAH; this is translated from the exons ATGGACGCGCTCACGTGGTTGTCACTCGGTCTCCAGTTCGCGGCACTATGCTCCATCGTGGGGGCGTTGCTGCTGTACCTGTTGAGGAAGGTCAGGGTAGCTGAGGTGCTGCCTGCAGACAGCGCTAAGACAGTGCTTGTCACATCTGTAGATACGGCACTTGGATTACAA ATCGCAACATACCTGAGTAGTCGAGGATGGCGAGTCATCGCTGGCTGCAGGACGGGTGGCCTGGGCGCCCGGCTGGCCGACTCCTGGCTTCAAGCCCACATCGCCACCACTCCCGAAGACCAGCCGAAGCCGAGACTCGTGACCCTCGAGTTGGACGTGGCTAGAGAAGATTTACTGGAGGAAGCGGCTAGAGCTACTGCACAGCATTTGCCGGCTGGAGAACACG GCATTTGGGCGGTGATTAACACAGCAGGCAGCAGTGGTCGCGGCGGGGCGACGTGCTGGGAGGCGGCGCTCCGAGGCAACGTGCTCGGAGCCCTACGCGTCGCCCGCACCTTCTCGCCTCTGCTCGCCGCTGCTGCTGCCGACCATCCACATGCTGGCAGGCTGTTTTATATTG GGTTAACATCAGACACAGCATGTGAGAGCCTGTCCCGCGTCGAGGCGGGTGAGACGGGTGAGAacagcgcgggcgccgcggccGCGCGGTGGGGCGTCTGGGGCGCGGCGCGAGCGCTGCGGGCGGGGCTGCGCGCGCGTCGCCTGCACGTGGTGCTGCTGCACGCGCCTGATCTAGCAGCTCACGAGATTTACTCGCCACCAGCGCTGCTGCAGCCGCCTAGCCAGCCAGCTAG tcGTCCCGAAACACCAAGTTCGGAAGTAAGCGCCGGTACCGCGAGCTGCGCAGTCACAATGCCAGGAGAAGCCGCAGAGTACAGCGCCAAGATCCTGCCCACGAGTGCACTGAAGGTTCTAGAAGACGCCCTAACAGTGCCCTCACCGAGAGACGCCTACTATCTGAAGGTCAAACAAGACTCCTGGTTCACCAGGATGCCTTCATTGAGAGTCGCACACTGA
- the LOC124636202 gene encoding probable methylmalonate-semialdehyde dehydrogenase [acylating], mitochondrial — MASAMLKLLKAESQLLLHRNYSSSVPTTKLFIDGQFVESKTSNWIDLTNPANNEVIGRVPEATQDELNAALESAKKAYKSWSQSTIMTRQQLMFRFARLLREKTCDLANKITEEQGKTLADAEGDVFRGIQSVEQACSITTLQLGDSIQNIAKDMDTHSYKVPLGVVGGVAAFNFPVMIPLWMFPPALATGNTCIIKPSEQDPGATLMMMELLNEAGAPPGVVNVVHGTRDPVNFICDHPDIKAVSFVGGDAAGKHIYSRASANGKRVQSNMGAKNHGVIMPDANREHTLNQLAGAAFGAAGQRCMALSVAVFVGQSKEWIPDLVERAKGLKVNAGHVPDTDVGPLISVKAKERVIRLVESGVKEGAKLVLDGRGVKVPGFEKGNFVGPTILTDVKPNMECYKEEIFGPVLVCLCVDTLDEAIQLVNANPYGNGTAIFTTNGASARKYTNEIDVGQVGVNVPIPVPLSMFSFTGSRGSFLGTNHFCGKQGIDFFTELKTVVSLWRQSDVSHAKAAVSMPTQH; from the exons ATGGCCTCTGCAATGCTGAAGTTATTGAAAGCTGAA TCTCAGCTGCTACTGCATAGAAATTACAGTAGTTCAGTTCCCACCACAAAGCTCTTCATCGACGGGCAGTTTGTGGAGTCCAAGACAAGCAACTGGATTGATCTTACCAACCCAGCTAATAATGAGGTCATTGGCAG gGTACCAGAGGCAACTCAGGATGAATTGAACGCTGCATTGGAGTCGGCCAAAAAGGCGTACAAATCATGGAGCCAGAGCACCATTATGACCAGGCAACAGCTTATGTTCAG ATTCGCCCGTCTGTTGAGAGAGAAGACGTGCGATTTGGCCAACAAGATCACGGAGGAGCAGGGCAAGACCCTCGCCGACGCCGAGGGCGATGTTTTCAGAGGCATTC AGTCAGTAGAGCAGGCCTGCAGTATTACCACTCTTCAGTTGGGCGACTCAATCCAGAACATTGCTAAGGACATGGACACACACAGCTACAAAGTACCATTGGGCGTTGTCGGAG GTGTGGCCGCATTCAACTTCCCCGTAATGATTCCCCTATGGATGTTCCCGCCGGCGCTGGCGACTGGAAACACCTGCATCATCAAGCCTTCGGAGCAAGATCCCGGAGCGACGCTCATGATGATGGAGCTGCTCAACGaggccggagctccgcccggcGTTGttaat GTTGTTCACGGTACTCGGGACCCAGTGAACTTCATTTGCGATCACCCTGACATCAAGGCTGTGTCCTTCGTCGGCGGTGATGCGGCTGGCAAACATATCTACAGCAGAGCTTCGGCTAACG gcaagcgcgtCCAAAGCAACATGGGCGCGAAGAACCACGGCGTGATAATGCCGGACGCCAACAGGGAGCACACGCTCAACCAGCTCGCCGGCGCCGCCTTCGGGGCCGCCGGCCAGCGCTGCATGGCGCTCAGCGTCGCTGTCTTTGTCG GTCAGTCAAAAGAATGGATCCCCGATCTAGTGGAGCGTGCGAAGGGACTCAAAGTGAACGCCGGCCACGTGCCCGACACTGATGTAGGACCACTCATCTCCGTCAAGGCTAAAGAGAGAGTGATCAGGCTTGTGGAATCag GTGTTAAGGAAGGAGCTAAGTTAGTTCTCGACGGCCGTGGAGTTAAGGTCCCAGGTTTCGAAAAGGGCAACTTCGTCGGCCCAACCATTCTTACCGATGTCAAACCAAATATGGAATGCTACAAGGAAGAAATCTTCGGACCCGTTCTCGTGTGCTTATGTGTCGATACCTTAGATGAAGCTATCCAATTGGTCAATGCGAACCCCTACGGCAATGGAACAGCCATCTTCACAACCAACGGAGCGTCCGCCAGGAAGTACACCAACGAAATCGatgtcggacaagtcggtgtAAATGTTCCAATCCCCGTTCCCCTTTCCATGTTCTCTTTCACCGGATCCCGAGGCAGTTTCCTAGGTACCAACCACTTCTGCGGCAAACAAGGCATTGACTTCTTCACAGAATTGAAAACAGTTGTCTCTCTATGGAGACAGAGCGACGTATCTCACGCAAAGGCTGCCGTATCTATGCCCACACAACACTGA
- the LOC124636203 gene encoding deoxyribonuclease-2-alpha isoform X1 encodes MCAYIVFLVFTIFVTDCTGLTPQCRNEKGEPVDWFYVYKLPREKNHLNPLVRRGVAYMHLTPSKLRGGWIMSDLAISDPRSMVGKTLSPLYQQDRNIISLIYNDQPPATENQPDILQSVADMYSKSKRGQMKQAGVKKYKKFKLGDKYYDDYDLAEMCKMHSKFMKTRVESGHTKGVILGDKFTSLWLVHSVPRFPPLPDIMNGLNVSGYDYPSTGMKYGQSFLCVSVQTSTLNQIATQLKYNEPLLVYTHIPQEFETELPNLVDVVRNKTIDASPWYHIESFETLVGRKFLSFAKSAMFNDDLYSGLVAEVLQSDLLVESWTNGPGTLDSECSRNFQVRNIERLKFPIAKMSFTSHNDHSKWAVAVAHKMHNSQDTKVADYWVCVGDINRALPQESRGGGTVCTSGPILWGNFAHLIESVQTCN; translated from the exons ATGTGTGCTTACATAGTATTTTTAGTGTTTACCATTTTTGTGACTGATTGTACGGGCTTGACTCCGCAATGTAGGAATGAAAAGGGAGAGCCAGTGGATTG GTTTTACGTGTACAAGTTGCCGAGGGAGAAAAACCATTTGAATCCCTTAGTTCGGCGTGGGGTTGCGTATATGCACCTAACGCCTTCGAAACTAAGAGGAGGATGGATTATGTCGGACTTGGCCATCAGTGACCCACGGTCGATGGTGGGAAAGACCTTATCGCCACTATATCAg CAGGATAGAAACATAATTTCTCTCATATACAACGACCAACCGCCAGCTACGGAAAATCAACCTGATATTCTCCAGTCCGTTGCGGATATGTACTCAAAAAGTAAAAGAG GTCAAATGAAGCAAGCAGGAGTGAAGAAATATAAGAAGTTCAAACTAGGTGACAAATACTATGACGATTATGACTTGGCTGAAATGTGCAAAATGCACTCTAAATTTATGAAGACTAGAGTCGAAAGTGGACATACCAAAGGAGTTATATTGGGGGACAAGTTTACTTCTCTGTGGCTTGTGCATTCCGTGCCAAGATTCCCGCCGCTGCCAGATA TAATGAACGGCCTAAACGTCTCCGGTTACGACTACCCGTCCACTGGCATGAAATACGGCCAGTCTTTCCTCTGCGTGTCGGTCCAGACTTCCACATTGAACCAGATAGCTACCCAACTGAAGTACAATGAACCCCTTCTAGTCTACACCCACATACCCCAGGAGTTTGAAACTGAATTGCCGAACTTAGTCGATGTAGTCCGAAACAAGACGATCGACGCCTCGCCGTG GTACCACATAGAGAGTTTCGAAACCCTGGTCGGTCGAAAGTTCCTGTCGTTTGCGAAGAGTGCAATGTTCAATGATGACTTGTACAGCGGATTGGTAGCTGAAGTGCTGCAGTCGGATCTACTCGTTGAATCCTGGACTAATGGACCCGGCACGCTAGATTCGGAGTGCAGTCGGAATTTCCA agTAAGAAACATAGAACGGCTCAAGTTCCCCATAGCCAAGATGTCGTTCACTTCACACAATGACCACTCGAAGTGGGCAGTGGCTGTAGCACATAAGATGCACAACAGTCAAGATACCAAAGTCGCAGATTACTGGGTTTGCGTCGGAGATATTAATAGAGCG ttacCACAAGAGTCGCGGGGCGGCGGCACGGTGTGTACATCAGGCCCCATACTTTGGGGAAACTTCGCTCATCTCATAGAATCTGTACAGACGTGTAACTAA